In Pelmatolapia mariae isolate MD_Pm_ZW linkage group LG2, Pm_UMD_F_2, whole genome shotgun sequence, one DNA window encodes the following:
- the LOC134643836 gene encoding zinc finger protein ubi-d4-like isoform X3, whose protein sequence is MAAAVDSVVKVLGEQYYRDAMEQCHNYNARLCAERSILMPFLDSQTGVAQSNCYIWMEKRHRSAGVAPGQLYTYPARRWRKKRRSHPPEDPRLAFPPIKPADLELGLKRDALGAVDGSSLEALLKGEPLDRRSGVADIRGPEDDPATVEPPVTSTTTTSSGRIRKRVLDHDDYLDDLDDEDFEDETPKRRGKSKSKGRSDKNGKKKTEAAAAALEERDKPYACDTTKKGPNGLALPNDYCDFCLGDSTLNQKTGQSEELVSCSDCGRSGHPTCLQFTPVMMAAVKTYRWQCIECKCCNVCGTSENDDQLLFCDDCDRGYHMYCLTPPMTEPPEGSWSCHLCLALLKDKASIYQQNQSSAPE, encoded by the exons ATGGCGGCGGCCGTCGACAGTGTTGTTAAAGT GCTTGGAGAGCAGTATTACAGAGATGCCATGGAGCAGTGTCATAATTATAATGCTCGTCTGTGTGCCGAGCGCAGCATCCTTATGCCTTTCCTGGACTCTCAGACTGGTGTAGCCCAGTCCAACTGTTACATCTGGATGGAGAAGAGACACCGAAGTGCAG GCGTAGCTCCAGGGCAGCTCTACACCTACCCAGCCCGTCGCTGGAGAAAGAAACGGCGTTCTCATCCCCCTGAGGATCCCCGCCTGGCCTTTCCCCCAATCAAACCAG CAGACTTGGAGCTGGGTCTGAAGCGCGATGCCTTGGGAGCAGTGGATGGCAGCAGTTTGGAGGCCCTGCTGAAAGGAGAGCCCCTTGACAGGAGGAGCGGTGTGGCAGATATCCGTGGCCCCGAGGACGATCCGGCTACCGTGGAGCCTCCTGTGACATCAACGACCACCACATCCTCTGGGCGCATCCGTAAG AGAGTGCTGGACCATGACGACTACCTGGATGATCTGGATGACGAAGACTTTGAGGATGAGACCCCCAAGAGGCGAGGGAAGAGCAAGTCCAAG GGCCGCAGTGACAAGAATGGCAAGAAGAAAACGGAGGCCGCAGCTGCAGCGCTGGAGGAAAGGGATAAACCTTACGCCTGCGACA CTACTAAGAAGGGTCCCAATGGGCTGGCACTGCCCAACGATTACTGTGACTTCTGTCTGGGCGATTCCACCCTAAACCAGAAGACCGGCCAATCAGAAGAGTTGGTATCCTGTTCAGACTGCGGTCGCTCAG GCCACCCGACGTGCCTGCAGTTCACACCAGTGATGATGGCTGCGGTGAAGACCTATCGCTGGCAGTGCATCGAGTGCAAATGCTGCAACGTTTGTGGCACCTCCGAGAATGat gACCAGCTGCTGTTCTGTGATGACTGTGATCGAGGCTACCACATGTACTGTCTAACTCCACCCATGACTGAACCACCAGAGG GGAGCTGGAGCTGCCACCTGTGCCTGGCTCTGCTGAAGGACAAAGCCTCCATATACCAGCAAAACCAGAGCTCCGCCCCTGAGTGA
- the LOC134643836 gene encoding zinc finger protein ubi-d4-like isoform X1 produces MAAAVDSVVKVLGEQYYRDAMEQCHNYNARLCAERSILMPFLDSQTGVAQSNCYIWMEKRHRSAGVAPGQLYTYPARRWRKKRRSHPPEDPRLAFPPIKPADLELGLKRDALGAVDGSSLEALLKGEPLDRRSGVADIRGPEDDPATVEPPVTSTTTTSSGRIRKRVLDHDDYLDDLDDEDFEDETPKRRGKSKSKGRSDKNGKKKTEAAAAALEERDKPYACDICGKRYKNRPGLSYHYTHSHLAEEEGEDREEIEAPPTPRQPEEQKTTKKGPNGLALPNDYCDFCLGDSTLNQKTGQSEELVSCSDCGRSGHPTCLQFTPVMMAAVKTYRWQCIECKCCNVCGTSENDDQLLFCDDCDRGYHMYCLTPPMTEPPEGSWSCHLCLALLKDKASIYQQNQSSAPE; encoded by the exons ATGGCGGCGGCCGTCGACAGTGTTGTTAAAGT GCTTGGAGAGCAGTATTACAGAGATGCCATGGAGCAGTGTCATAATTATAATGCTCGTCTGTGTGCCGAGCGCAGCATCCTTATGCCTTTCCTGGACTCTCAGACTGGTGTAGCCCAGTCCAACTGTTACATCTGGATGGAGAAGAGACACCGAAGTGCAG GCGTAGCTCCAGGGCAGCTCTACACCTACCCAGCCCGTCGCTGGAGAAAGAAACGGCGTTCTCATCCCCCTGAGGATCCCCGCCTGGCCTTTCCCCCAATCAAACCAG CAGACTTGGAGCTGGGTCTGAAGCGCGATGCCTTGGGAGCAGTGGATGGCAGCAGTTTGGAGGCCCTGCTGAAAGGAGAGCCCCTTGACAGGAGGAGCGGTGTGGCAGATATCCGTGGCCCCGAGGACGATCCGGCTACCGTGGAGCCTCCTGTGACATCAACGACCACCACATCCTCTGGGCGCATCCGTAAG AGAGTGCTGGACCATGACGACTACCTGGATGATCTGGATGACGAAGACTTTGAGGATGAGACCCCCAAGAGGCGAGGGAAGAGCAAGTCCAAG GGCCGCAGTGACAAGAATGGCAAGAAGAAAACGGAGGCCGCAGCTGCAGCGCTGGAGGAAAGGGATAAACCTTACGCCTGCGACA tttgTGGGAAGCGCTACAAGAACCGTCCTGGCCTGAGCTACCACTATACACACTCTCACCTGGCAGAGGAGGAGGGCGAGGACCGCGAGGAGATCGAGGCACCACCCACTCCTCGCCAGCCTGAGGAGCAGAAGA CTACTAAGAAGGGTCCCAATGGGCTGGCACTGCCCAACGATTACTGTGACTTCTGTCTGGGCGATTCCACCCTAAACCAGAAGACCGGCCAATCAGAAGAGTTGGTATCCTGTTCAGACTGCGGTCGCTCAG GCCACCCGACGTGCCTGCAGTTCACACCAGTGATGATGGCTGCGGTGAAGACCTATCGCTGGCAGTGCATCGAGTGCAAATGCTGCAACGTTTGTGGCACCTCCGAGAATGat gACCAGCTGCTGTTCTGTGATGACTGTGATCGAGGCTACCACATGTACTGTCTAACTCCACCCATGACTGAACCACCAGAGG GGAGCTGGAGCTGCCACCTGTGCCTGGCTCTGCTGAAGGACAAAGCCTCCATATACCAGCAAAACCAGAGCTCCGCCCCTGAGTGA
- the LOC134643836 gene encoding zinc finger protein ubi-d4-like isoform X2, with amino-acid sequence MAAAVDSVVKVLGEQYYRDAMEQCHNYNARLCAERSILMPFLDSQTGVAQSNCYIWMEKRHRSAGVAPGQLYTYPARRWRKKRRSHPPEDPRLAFPPIKPDLELGLKRDALGAVDGSSLEALLKGEPLDRRSGVADIRGPEDDPATVEPPVTSTTTTSSGRIRKRVLDHDDYLDDLDDEDFEDETPKRRGKSKSKGRSDKNGKKKTEAAAAALEERDKPYACDICGKRYKNRPGLSYHYTHSHLAEEEGEDREEIEAPPTPRQPEEQKTTKKGPNGLALPNDYCDFCLGDSTLNQKTGQSEELVSCSDCGRSGHPTCLQFTPVMMAAVKTYRWQCIECKCCNVCGTSENDDQLLFCDDCDRGYHMYCLTPPMTEPPEGSWSCHLCLALLKDKASIYQQNQSSAPE; translated from the exons ATGGCGGCGGCCGTCGACAGTGTTGTTAAAGT GCTTGGAGAGCAGTATTACAGAGATGCCATGGAGCAGTGTCATAATTATAATGCTCGTCTGTGTGCCGAGCGCAGCATCCTTATGCCTTTCCTGGACTCTCAGACTGGTGTAGCCCAGTCCAACTGTTACATCTGGATGGAGAAGAGACACCGAAGTGCAG GCGTAGCTCCAGGGCAGCTCTACACCTACCCAGCCCGTCGCTGGAGAAAGAAACGGCGTTCTCATCCCCCTGAGGATCCCCGCCTGGCCTTTCCCCCAATCAAACCAG ACTTGGAGCTGGGTCTGAAGCGCGATGCCTTGGGAGCAGTGGATGGCAGCAGTTTGGAGGCCCTGCTGAAAGGAGAGCCCCTTGACAGGAGGAGCGGTGTGGCAGATATCCGTGGCCCCGAGGACGATCCGGCTACCGTGGAGCCTCCTGTGACATCAACGACCACCACATCCTCTGGGCGCATCCGTAAG AGAGTGCTGGACCATGACGACTACCTGGATGATCTGGATGACGAAGACTTTGAGGATGAGACCCCCAAGAGGCGAGGGAAGAGCAAGTCCAAG GGCCGCAGTGACAAGAATGGCAAGAAGAAAACGGAGGCCGCAGCTGCAGCGCTGGAGGAAAGGGATAAACCTTACGCCTGCGACA tttgTGGGAAGCGCTACAAGAACCGTCCTGGCCTGAGCTACCACTATACACACTCTCACCTGGCAGAGGAGGAGGGCGAGGACCGCGAGGAGATCGAGGCACCACCCACTCCTCGCCAGCCTGAGGAGCAGAAGA CTACTAAGAAGGGTCCCAATGGGCTGGCACTGCCCAACGATTACTGTGACTTCTGTCTGGGCGATTCCACCCTAAACCAGAAGACCGGCCAATCAGAAGAGTTGGTATCCTGTTCAGACTGCGGTCGCTCAG GCCACCCGACGTGCCTGCAGTTCACACCAGTGATGATGGCTGCGGTGAAGACCTATCGCTGGCAGTGCATCGAGTGCAAATGCTGCAACGTTTGTGGCACCTCCGAGAATGat gACCAGCTGCTGTTCTGTGATGACTGTGATCGAGGCTACCACATGTACTGTCTAACTCCACCCATGACTGAACCACCAGAGG GGAGCTGGAGCTGCCACCTGTGCCTGGCTCTGCTGAAGGACAAAGCCTCCATATACCAGCAAAACCAGAGCTCCGCCCCTGAGTGA